A single region of the Solwaraspora sp. WMMD791 genome encodes:
- a CDS encoding ABC transporter permease — protein MNPTILAATVGRVLRQLRHDRRTVALLVVVPALLLTLLYYMYGDQDPATGGPALFNRVALVMLGVFPFVIMFLVTSIAMLRERTSGTLERLLTTPLGKLDLLFGYGIAFGLAAAVQATVASAAAYWLFDLTTAGSAALVIAIAVLNALLGVALGLLCSAFARTEFQAVQFMPVVVIPQLLLCGLFVARDQMAGWLEAISNVLPLSYAVSALTEVGAHPEPTATLWRDLGVVAGAVVAALVLAAATLRRRSG, from the coding sequence GTGAACCCGACGATCCTGGCCGCCACGGTCGGCCGCGTCCTGCGTCAGCTGCGCCACGACCGGCGTACCGTCGCACTGCTGGTCGTCGTGCCGGCGCTGCTGCTGACCCTGCTCTACTACATGTACGGCGACCAGGACCCGGCCACCGGTGGGCCGGCGCTGTTCAACCGGGTCGCGCTGGTGATGCTCGGCGTCTTCCCATTCGTGATCATGTTCCTGGTGACCAGCATCGCTATGCTGCGCGAACGTACCAGCGGCACCCTGGAACGACTGCTCACCACCCCGCTGGGAAAACTGGACCTGCTGTTCGGCTACGGCATCGCGTTCGGGCTCGCGGCGGCGGTGCAGGCCACCGTGGCCAGCGCGGCCGCCTACTGGCTGTTCGACCTGACCACCGCCGGCTCCGCCGCCCTGGTGATCGCCATCGCGGTGCTCAACGCGCTGCTCGGGGTGGCGCTCGGCCTGCTGTGCAGCGCTTTCGCCCGCACCGAGTTCCAGGCCGTACAGTTCATGCCGGTGGTGGTGATCCCGCAACTGCTGCTCTGCGGGTTGTTCGTCGCCCGTGACCAGATGGCCGGTTGGCTGGAGGCGATCAGCAACGTCCTGCCGCTGTCCTACGCCGTGTCGGCGTTGACGGAGGTCGGGGCGCATCCGGAGCCGACCGCGACGCTCTGGCGCGACCTGGGCGTGGTCGCTGGGGCGGTGGTCGCCGCGCTGGTGCTGGCCGCCGCTACCTTGCGCCGACGAAGCGGCTGA
- a CDS encoding TetR family transcriptional regulator — protein sequence MARRTGRRPGNPDTREAILTAARQTFGERGFDQASVRAIAAAAGVDPALVHHYFGTKDNLFLAAMNAPVDPAELLPQAFAGGREEVGQRLVRLVLGVWDSPAGVAALALLRSALSNDWTARLMREFVTTQIVRRVLGQLDLDPAELPLRTALVVSQMAGLLVTRYVLRLSPLSTMAADEVAAAVGPTIQRYLTGTVTTASPPDH from the coding sequence ATGGCACGACGCACCGGGCGGCGACCGGGCAATCCCGACACCCGCGAGGCGATCCTGACCGCCGCCCGGCAGACCTTCGGTGAGCGCGGCTTCGACCAGGCGTCGGTACGGGCGATCGCGGCCGCCGCCGGCGTCGACCCGGCGCTGGTGCACCACTACTTCGGCACCAAGGACAACCTGTTCCTGGCCGCGATGAACGCGCCGGTGGACCCGGCCGAGCTGCTGCCGCAGGCGTTCGCCGGCGGCCGCGAGGAGGTCGGGCAGCGGCTGGTCCGGCTGGTCCTGGGAGTCTGGGACTCACCAGCCGGGGTGGCCGCCCTGGCGTTGCTGCGCTCGGCGTTGAGCAACGACTGGACCGCCCGGCTGATGCGCGAGTTCGTCACCACCCAGATCGTCCGTCGGGTACTGGGCCAGCTCGACCTCGACCCGGCGGAGCTGCCGCTGCGCACCGCGCTGGTGGTGTCGCAGATGGCTGGCCTGCTCGTGACCCGCTACGTGCTGCGGCTGTCGCCGCTGTCCACCATGGCGGCCGACGAGGTGGCGGCGGCGGTCGGGCCGACGATCCAGCGTTACCTCACCGGCACCGTCACCACGGCGTCGCCGCCCGACCACTGA
- a CDS encoding DUF2470 domain-containing protein, with protein MQPSPAEIARTLAAGRLPGTAHVACRPGPLAVRHATDPMGRILLLATGSDPIAGALRPVDGADDVAVVLEATDVPPVAGSPTHGQVWVSGWVSPLDGAAARMAALDFADVHACPDLLDVGHGATMFRMEVAEVRLQRCGVTTEVDPDEYAAAEPDPLGGIESQLLVDLADHHRTEMTAFIRRQLRDAGHRSLAGDPQVVRMDRYGFVVALGPQGPRARLAFPAPVRDRAELARLLHPVLCRRCCAPPAAA; from the coding sequence ATGCAGCCCAGCCCCGCAGAGATCGCCCGGACCCTGGCCGCGGGCCGGCTGCCCGGCACGGCGCACGTCGCCTGCCGGCCCGGCCCACTCGCCGTACGGCACGCGACCGACCCGATGGGACGGATCCTGCTGCTGGCGACCGGGTCGGACCCGATCGCCGGTGCCCTGCGTCCGGTCGACGGCGCCGACGACGTCGCGGTCGTACTGGAGGCGACCGACGTGCCGCCGGTGGCCGGTTCGCCCACCCACGGCCAGGTCTGGGTATCCGGTTGGGTCAGCCCGCTCGACGGCGCGGCCGCCCGGATGGCCGCGTTGGACTTCGCCGACGTGCACGCCTGCCCCGACCTGCTCGACGTCGGCCACGGCGCCACCATGTTCCGGATGGAGGTGGCCGAGGTCCGGCTGCAGCGGTGCGGCGTCACCACCGAGGTGGACCCCGACGAGTACGCCGCCGCCGAACCCGATCCGCTCGGCGGCATCGAGTCGCAGCTGCTCGTCGACCTCGCCGACCACCACCGGACCGAGATGACCGCGTTCATCCGTCGGCAGCTGCGCGACGCCGGCCACCGGTCGCTCGCCGGTGACCCGCAGGTCGTCCGGATGGACCGGTACGGCTTCGTGGTCGCGCTCGGCCCGCAGGGCCCCCGCGCCCGGCTCGCCTTTCCCGCCCCGGTCCGCGACCGCGCCGAACTCGCCCGGCTGCTGCACCCGGTGCTCTGCCGACGCTGCTGCGCCCCACCGGCCGCCGCCTGA